Proteins encoded in a region of the Rutidosis leptorrhynchoides isolate AG116_Rl617_1_P2 chromosome 9, CSIRO_AGI_Rlap_v1, whole genome shotgun sequence genome:
- the LOC139868531 gene encoding probable inactive receptor kinase At5g16590, which produces MKSGHLPSFFFFSSLFLFFNTIKPDLAADRSAILAIRSSVGGRSILWNISQPSTPCTWPGVVCNNVTNRVVELHFPGMGLSGVLPSNTLGNLTQLTTLSLRYNALSGQLPLDIFSLTNLRNLYVQNNLFSGPIPDSFQPLQNLIRVSFAGNNFSGQIPSSVNNLTRLATFDVSNNKLTGEIPSKFVTFPENSFSGNLLCGRPLSPCNNNNNKNGSETLTGLTHSKSSNNLSGGAIAGIVIGSLFVFVLILLVLFFLCCNKRDNRAQASRSIDVGQGQGQGHGGKHVEVEMPHDNNADSSSSQFPSAVMGKGKSGEVGNKLVFFGANKENKKFDLEDLLRASAEVLGKGTFGTAYKAILEVGFTVVVKRLKDVTMSDRELRDKIQSVGKMNNENLVALRAYYFNGEEKLLVYDYLPTGSLSALLHGNRGAGRTPLNWEKRSIIALGVARGITYLHSQGTKVSHGNIKSSNILLTPTYESQVSDFGLAQLMGPTTATSRVDGYRAPEVTDSHKISQKADVYSFGVLLLELLTGKAPTHNEDGVDLPRWVQSVVREEWTSEVFDLELLRYENAEDDMVQLLQLAIECTAQYPDKRPSMVEVTNQIEELCHLNGSQQDQTPPNEIVSDS; this is translated from the exons ATGAAATCCGGACACCttccatccttcttcttcttctcatcatTATTCCTCTTCTTCAACACCATTAAACCCGATCTCGCCGCCGACAGATCAGCGATCCTCGCCATCCGCTCATCCGTCGGCGGCAGATCCATTCTTTGGAACATCTCTCAACCCTCCACACCATGCACATGGCCTGGTGTCGTTTGCAACAACGTAACGAACCGGGTCGTGGAGCTCCATTTTCCCGGAATGGGCCTATCCGGAGTACTCCCATCAAACACACTTGGCAACTTAACTCAACTCACTACACTTTCACTTCGTTATAACGCGCTTTCTGGACAACTTCCACTGGATATTTTCTCACTTACTAATCTTCGAAACCTTTACGTTCAAAACAATCTTTTTTCAGGCCCAATTCCCGATTCATTTCAACCGCTTCAGAACCTCATTCGTGTTAGTTTCGCTGGGAACAATTTTTCGGGCCAGATTCCTAGTTCGGTTAATAACTTAACTCGTTTAGCTACTTTTGACGTTTCAAATAACAAACTCACTGGTGAAATACCATCAAAGTTTGTTACTTTTCCTGAAAATTCATTTTCTGGGAACTTATTATGCGGACGCCCACTTTcaccttgtaataataataataacaaaaacggGTCGGAAACGTTAACGGGCTTGACCCATTCTAAATCGTCTAACAACCTTTCGGGTGGTGCAATTGCCGGAATTGTGATTGGATCTTTGTTCGTTTTTGTTTTAATTTTACTAGTTttattctttttatgttgtaacaagAGAGATAATCGTGCCCAAGCGTCCAGATCGATAGATGTGGGCCAGGGACAGGGTCAGGGACATGGAGGGAAACATGTTGAAGTCGAAATGCCACACGACAACAATGCTGATAGTTCGAGTAGTCAATTTCCGTCTGCGGTAATGGGAAAAGGGAAATCAGGTGAAGTTGGTAACAAATTGGTGTTTTTTGGTGcgaataaagaaaataaaaagttTGATTTGGAGGATTTGTTAAGGGCGTCTGCAGAGGTTTTGGGAAAAGGAACGTTTGGGACTGCGTATAAGGCGATTTTAGAAGTTGGATTTACGGTTGTTGTTAAACGATTAAAGGATGTTACAATGAGTGATAGAGAATTAAGAGATAAAATTCAAAGTGTAGGGAAAATGAATAATGAGAATTTGGTTGCTTTAAGAGCTTATTACTTTAATGGTGAAGAAAAGCTTCTTGTTTATGATTATTTGCCTACTGGAAGCTTATCTGCACTCTTACATG GTAACAGGGGAGCTGGAAGAACACCATTAAACTGGGAAAAACGATCGATAATCGCTCTTGGAGTAGCTCGAGGAATCACATACCTTCATTCGCAAGGCACTAAAGTCTCACACGGCAACATAAAATCATCAAACATCCTTTTAACTCCAACCTACGAATCTCAAGTGTCAGATTTTGGCCTAGCTCAACTTATGGGCCCTACCACAGCCACATCACGAGTAGACGGGTATCGTGCACCTGAAGTAACCGATAGCCATAAAATTTCTCAAAAAGCAGATGTATACAGTTTCGGTGTGTTACTATTAGAATTATTAACAGGTAAAGCTCCAACACATAATGAAGATGGGGTTGACCTGCCGAGGTGGGTCCAGTCAGTGGTCCGAGAAGAGTGGACTTCAGAGGTTTTTGATCTCGAGCTTTTGAGGTACGAGAATGCTGAAGATGACATGGTTCAGTTGTTGCAACTGGCTATTGAATGTACGGCTCAGTATCCAGATAAGAGGCCGTCGATGGTTGAAGTGACTAATCAGATCGAAGAGCTTTGTCACTTGAACGGTTCACAGCAAGATCAAACCCCGCCCAATGAAATCGTAAGCGATTCGTAA
- the LOC139866554 gene encoding uncharacterized protein: MSTLITIKKLKEKKSAQFVPYAGDSSIPVNEKILPEVIKKRKGNRKKGGYGKNSAITDHSIDDIVVNNDDIIAKSIGETIAVAKPTVSANPVVFFKSSTDGSYNEVDVNLVAAAENAVKLFKNDGFRESIIVPDDFSQFTLGGDVILMNMQDNNSGDNDNVVPGIKSVTKEGVETSDGQGNADNKTPRAWVNPNVTFADFLKQNKDEEELKMEFIPPVLMSNGQKRVVFSAEEVKKGGSVFSLQLYGYFIGTSMDYRVVNAHLRRMWWRYDLKEIMKTAAGFYLCKFKSEKGMKEVLESGPWLVNNVPFFVNQWEPEVWLEKIEPEKVPIWICIHNIPIELWSGRSIGKLVSGIGRPMLMDKVTSERCLSKSGRLGFARVLTEVNANDDLPSFVEFSYPVIGSFPAKVGKLEVTYQWKPPSCTHCKVFGHSFNTCKIRPKTEDEVSAQVLKDVLKINNDGETVDLNNQCVEDGFKVVGKKGRVFQKLNFDNNKSQRQSTEAKGIKQNAVKNNYGIKDNIDVEETDWNVESQKSQNHNVLRKGDKGKGIDGEGGTYGIQKKRN; encoded by the exons ATGAGTACGTTGATTACAATTAAAAAG CTTAAAGAAAAGAAGAGTGCTCAATTTGTTCCTTATGCTGGTGATTCTTCTATTCCTGTTAATGAAAAAATACTCCCTGAAGTAATTAAAAAACGCAAGGGTAACAGGAAGAAAGGTGGGTATGGTAAGAATTCTGCTATAACTGATCATTCTATTGATGATATTGtagttaataatgatgatattattgcTAAATCTATTGGTGAAACAATTGCTGTTGCTAAGCCGACTGTTTCTGCTAATCCTGTTGTATTCTTTAAGAGTTCAACAGATGGTAGTTATAATGAGGTTGATGTAAACCTAGTGGCTGCTGCTGAGAATGCTGTTAAGTTATTTAAGAATGATGGTTTTAGAGAGTCAATTATTGTTCCTGATGATTTCTCCCAATTTACATTGGGTGGCGATGTAATATTAATGAATATGCAGGATAATAATAGTGGTGATAATGATAATGTTGTTCCTGGGATTAAATCTGTAACAAAGGAGGGAGTTGAGACTAGTGATGGGCAAGGCAATGCAGATAATAAAACCCCAAGAGCATGGGTAAATCCAAACGTCACTTTTGCTGACTTCTTAAAACAAAACAAAGATGAAGAGGAATTAAAAATGGAATTCATTCCACCTGTTTTAATGTCTAATGGTCAAAAGAGAGTTGTTTTCTCCGCTGAGGAGGTTAAGAAGGGCGGTAGTGTATTTTCTCTTCAATTATATGGGTATTTTATCGGAACTTCTATGGATTATAGGGTTGTTAATGCCCATCTAAGGAGAATGTGGTGGAGGTATGACCTTAAAGAAATCATGAAAACAGCTGCAGGATTTTATTTATGCAAATTTAAAAGTGAAAAGGGTATGAAGGAGGTGCTTGAGAGTGGTCCATGGTTAGTTAATAATGTTCCTTTTTTTGTGAATCAGTGGGAACCTGAGGTTTGGCTTGAAAAAATTGAACCTGAAAAAGTCCCAATTTGGATTTGTATTCACAATATTCCAATTGAACTATGGAGTGGCAGAAGTATAGGTAAACTTGTTAGTGGTATTGGTAGGCCTATGTTGATGGACAAAGTTACTTCAGAGAGATGTTTGAGTAAAAGTGGAAGACTAGGGTTTGCTAGAGTTTTGACTGAAGTCAATGCAAATGATGACCTTCCTAGCTTTGTCGAATTTTCCTATCCTGTGATTGGTTCTTTTCCAGCCAAAGTGGGTAAACTTGAGGTGACCTATCAATGGAAACCGCCTTCATGCACTCATTGCAAAGTGTTTGGCCACTCttttaatacttgtaaaattaggccTAAAACAGAAGATGAAGTATCGGCACAAGTGTTAAAAGACGTTTTGAAAATCAACAATGATGGTGAAACAGTTGATTTAAATAACCAGTGTGTTGAGGATGGCTTTAAAGTTGTTGGTAAGAAAGGAAGGGTTTTTCAGAAgttgaattttgataataataaaagtcaaaGGCAGTCAACCGAAGCAAAAGGTATCAAGCAAAATGCAGTTAagaataattatggtattaaagaCAATATTGATGTGGAGGAAACAGATTGGAATGTGGAGTCCCAGAAAAGTCAAAATCATAATGTTTTGAGGAAAGGAGATAAAGGGAAGGGCATTGATGGTGAAG GTGGAACTTACGGAATTCagaaaaaaagaaactaa
- the LOC139866565 gene encoding uncharacterized protein isoform X3 has protein sequence MKAGKATKAPVQKKDNVSVAASEKRGGDRSIDKDRKKDVPHPRMQFDDTTRVEKAKKRAVVKQTEVRNRVELFRHLPQYEHGTKLPDLEKKFFCLNSVHPAVYKVGLRYLAGDISGGNARCIAMLQAFQESIMEYSAPPEKALNRDLTAKINTYVSYLIECRPLSISMGNAIKFVKTRIANLPLTLSESEAKSNILSEINRFINEKIILADKVIVSHAVTKVRDGDVLLTYGSSSAVEMILLHAHELNKKFRVVIVDSRPKLEGKLLLRRLVGKGISCTYVYINAVSYIMHEVTRLFLGASSVLANGTVYSRVGTACVAMVANACGVPVIVCCEAYKFHERVQLDSICCNELGNPDAISKVSGREEINYLKDVADNENLQLLNLTYDVTPSDYVSLIITDYGMIPPTSVPVIVREFRKEQGDIRSG, from the exons ATGAAAGCTGGAAAAGCCACTAAGGCTCCTGTTCAAAAAAAGGACAATGTTTCGGTTGCTGCTTCTGAAAAAAGGGGAGGTGATAGGTCGATAGATAAAGACAGAAAGAAAGACGTTCCTCATCCACGAATGCAGTTTGATGATACAACTCGTGTTGAGAAAGCTAAAAAGCGTGCAGTTGTTAAACAAACTGAAGTCCGGAATAGAGTTGAGCTTTTTAGACATTTACCTCAATACGAACATGGAACAAAGCTTCCTGATCTTGAAAAGAAATTCTTCTGCCTCAATTCAGTTCACCCTGCTGTTTACAAG GTTGGATTAAGGTATTTGGCGGGTGATATATCTGGCGGAAACGCTCGTTGCATTGCAATGCTTCAAGCATTTCAAGAGTCGATTATGGAGTACTCAGCACCACCAGAAAAAGCTCTTAACAGGGACTTAACTGCAAAGATCAATACCTACGTTTCATATCTAATCGAATGCCGTCCTCTCTCCATCAGCATGGGAAACGCAATCAAGTTTGTCAAAACTCGAATCGCAAACCTACCTCTAACTCTTTCCGAATCAGAAGCAAAATCCAACATCTTATCCGAAATCAATCGTTTCATAAACGAAAAAATAATCCTAGCTGACAAAGTTATCGTAAGCCATGCCGTTACAAAAGTACGAGACGGGGATGTTCTTCTTACATACGGATCCTCGTCAGCAGTCGAGATGATATTATTGCATGCGCACGAACTTAACAAAAAGTTCCGTGTTGTTATAGTTGATTCCCGCCCGAAACTTGAAGGGAAGTTATTACTTAGGAGGCTTGTGGGAAAAGGTATCAGCTGCACGTATGTGTATATAAACGCTGTTTCGTATATCATGCATGAAGTCACTCGACTGTTTCTCGGTGCTTCGTCAGTGTTGGCAAATGGGACGGTTTATTCCCGAGTCGGGACTGCGTGTGTTGCTATGGTTGCTAATGCTTGCGGTGTTCCTGTTATCGTATGCTGTGAAGCGTATAAGTTTCATGAACGAGTGCAGCTCGATTCAATTTGCTGTAACGAACTTG GGAACCCAGATGCCATTTCTAAAGTTTCTGGGCGGGAGGAGATCAACTACTTGAAGGATGTTGCTGATAATGAAAATCTTCAACTTCTTAATTTAAC GTATGATGTAACACCTTCAGATTATGTATCATTGATTATAACAGATTATGGCATG ATACCTCCAACAAGTGTACCTGTCATCGTAAGGGAATTTCGCAAAGAACAGGGGGATATCAGGAGCGGATAA